The sequence ggggcggagctaataactgtaacgtaacacaaggggcggagcaaTTAATTGTAACgcaacacaaggggcggagcaaataactgtaacgtaacacaaggggcggagctaataactgtaacgtaacacaaggggcggagctattaactgtaacgtaacacaaggggcggagctattaattgtaacgCAACAcaagggggcggagctaataactgtaacgtaacacaaggggcggagctaataactgaaacgtaacacaaggggcggagctattaattgtaacgtaacacaaggggcggagctattaattgtaacgtaacacaaggggcggagctaataactgaaacgtaacacaaggggcggagctattaattgtaacgtaacacaaggggcggagctattaattgtaacgtaacacaagggggcggagctaataactgaaacgtaacacaaggggcggagctattaattgtaacgtaacacaagggggcggagctaataactgtaacgtaacacaaggggcggagctattaattgtaacgcaacacaaggggcggagctaataactgtaacgtaacacaaggggcggagctaataactgtaacgtaacacaaggggcggagctaataactgtaacgtaacacaaggggcggagctaataactgtaacaaaacacaaggggcggagctaataactgtaacaaaacacaaggggcggagctattaattgtaacgtaacacaaggggcggagctattaattctaacgtaacacaaggggcggagctaataactgtaacgtaacacaaggggcggagctattaattgtaacgtaacacaaggggcggagctattaactgtaacaaaacacaaggggcggagctattaattgtaacgtaacacaaggggccgagctattaattgtaacgCAACACAGGGGACGGAGCAattaattgtaacgtaacacagggggcggagctattaattgtaacgtaacacaaggggcggagctattaattgtaacgtaacacaaggggcggagctattaactataacaaaacacaaggggcggagctaataactgtaacgtaacacaaggggcggagctaataactgtaacgtaacacaaggggcggagctaataactgtaacgtaacacaaggagcggagctaataactgtaacgtaacacaaggggcggagctattaactgtaacataacacaaggggcggagctattaactgtaacttaacacaaggggtggagctattaACTCTAACGTAACACACTGCTGCTATCCTGGTTCATAAACAGTTATGCAAAGTATTTTATTCCTTCTGCTATCAGGCTGTTAAACCTGGGTAGCAGTCATATGAActgatatatttgtattttttatttattttttattttcagcctGTAGATGCTGAACTACATGGTGGATAGAAACTGATGTGGAATGGACATCTCTGTCATTGAACTGacttttattgttgtcttgTTTGCTGTTTTGAATGTATGCATGGTCTGTTGGATTGTAAAAACTGAATTGCCCttgtctaaatctaaataaatacagCACAGCTAACATGGAAAATTAAGTGAGCAACAGAAACCtttaaatttaataattttCAACATCCCAAATGTGCCTGTAATGAAAATGTTGCTGATATTCACCtctttagattaaaaaaaaaaaaaaaaatccaaaatattcTCAATACTTcaattaaaatgcaattttcctcaaaaatgtataatacattatcaatattaatattatatacaaGTATATATTTACAATATCATATACTAAATAGCAGACAAATGTGAACTTTGGCTGTTCCTTGTGAAAGCTTTCTAAATATGGATCATAGATTGGAGTGTAATCACCTCTCCTACCACTGCTATCATCTGTgtaaatatttaactttttacaGCAGGGCTTTGACTAGGATGGATTTCACATTTGGTGCAGCTCACCTTGCAGCCCAGGCATTTGTGTTGATGTTGAAAGACAAAATGGTTCCTCCGAACAAGGGTGTTGTTTCAAAGAGCCACACCTTCATGTTGGCGCAGGCATCCCATTGGTGCTTACCATCAACAACACCATTGTATCCTAGTCCAGTTAATATGCAAACACCCTCCTGCAACATAAAGCATACTTTAAAACAGGGTAACCAGAAAAACTGGGAGAGACTGATTCTAAATAAGCCTCTAATTAAACTAAGCATTTATGAGTGAGTGCAAAGGCATACGAGAAACAAGGCTCTATTGTCTTTGCTGTTCTGTACATATCGAGTGTTAAGCTTTCTCAAATATATTAAAGGATGAGCATGCACTTACTGCTATAACCCAACAGCTGacatatttatacaaaatgactttagcCCACAGCAGGATAAACACACAGCGATACCAGAACGGCTGAGCctgcagaaagaaaagaaatttagattttaaaacattgaaaaaaaaagatttgttttgACTTTAGATGCTTTGCAGCCACATTCCTGTTCTTACCTCATACTCGTCCGTTAGGTAGTAGCTATCTGGATAATAAGGGCTAAATATTGTATATATCACTAGGCAAAGGAGACCCAGGCCAAATCTTTTCATCGCTGGAATAACACTTGGAGAGAAATGGAAATTATACACCTGCTGTACTGTTACTGATTATTTAAACTATGTAGAAGTGTTATCTTTCTCTTTGGTACCTGTTAGGAGGCTGTCCAGGACAGTCCGTGAGCTCCCCTGCTACAAGCTTCTGGTAGCTGCGCATTGTAAACTGGGGACCCACCAGGAATCCCCCGTAGAAGTAGGAGAAGCCCCCCACTTCCAGCAGCGAGGGGACGGAGGGCAGAGCTCCTTTCTTTTGATCTTCATTTAACTGGGACTGAAATTTAACCCAAAGTTCACACAGAAATAAGACAACAGCCAAACTATTCATTTAAACAAGAAATTTGGATAAGCTAACACTAAATGCTACAACACATAGCATTAATTAGAAATTCATCAGTCTAAAAAGTGTGACCAGAAATATACAATGGTAGCATTATTGATAAAGAGACATTGATGAGTTTGAACTGATAAAAGCTGATTgtaaaagactaaaaaatatgaaagagAAAACACAGTTCTGGTTTCACTGCCTCATGGTCTTTTGCCTGGGATAAATAGTGGAAAAGCTGTTGTGGCAATATCTTTGTTATGATAGTTAATTTGTGTACTTCCTACTAACATCTAAAAATTACGACactttctttgtattttataataataataataattttctagCACTCAAGGTCACTGTATATGGAGtttacaaaatacattaaaatttaAAGACATAAGAAATTTTAAGACGAGACAGTGGAACTGTAATCACAGGGAGAATGAAGTCGTAAACAGATGAGTTTAGAAGAATGTTAGTGAGCTGATGTTTCTGTAGACGCTATTTTTCTCTCTTGTTCTATCGCTGCAACTTTTAAAAgactttattttataaaaagctTTGTAATGTACTCCTAAAGGGCacgttttgaaataaaaaatacaaaaaatgcagcTGAAACAGTGAATATTTCCCTTTTAAGTGTTGCCACCTTATCaacctttgtttgttttatcataacttctttaaaatgtggccctattcaaatgtttttttttgctaaaattaaatcaaattggTCCTGCTTTCTAATAAATATAGTGAATGTAAAACCGAGGCTGTAAATGTGTGCAGCATTTGTCATGATTGGCAACAATACCAGAATAAAGAAAAGTGTGGCAACAAAGCTAACAGACCAACTCACCGGTTCTTTACCACCATCGTAGTAGTCAAAAGCCAGACCTGTAAatagaaaactatatttaaTCTCACTGAGCAACTTAAAACAAGTGGAGGCTGTTCACTAGTACAACTGGTTTCCATTTTATTACAacattaatataaaaatgatgCGCTAACAAATAAAACTGTTATTTGTGTCAAAGTGAACTCACCAATAAGTTTCAGTGTGAGGACACAATGTGGCATCGTCCACTTGATGTCATACTCCTCTGTAGCTGTGTAGTAGTACCCTGCAAGCAGGTAAACCTGCAGACAAATCAAAACTGCTGTTTATTACAAGTTTATGCAACATGAGGTAAGGTTAGAAAGAAACTCAAATCAAGAAAAGTAAACTATTTAGATTGAGAAGCTGAGACTTATAACTTatgagacaaaatgaacttttggTCACTGCACGcacataataaaaaagaaaaaaagtttttgtgtGTCGGTAAGCGGTACCAAGTTGTGGAACAGTTTGtgagtggaaataaaaaaaatgtctgaatttaaagcaatttaaacataaatacataaaatgtatcTTCTCAAAGCATAACTgttaaaaggaaagaaaatataaataggTGTTTATATacttatgtatgtgtatgtatatttgGACAGATGAATAAATAGTGGAATACATGAAttgtataaatatatagattGGTGCAGTtccccgtaggaagtatgtatttctatagaaaagtgggaggttaagtatcTTTCTCATGGATGgacaaatgaggttgtgtttgaaggtgggacgtcaggaaCACTTAGGCTTGTTGTAAAATGTCTAGAGTGATAACTACTGtgtattcatatattttggcttttagcaaggacactgtcCTCGCGGATCCGGATCTCCTCAAACCGGAACAGACTCGGTCCGAACTTGTTTAGTGTCATtatccacaacagtcagtttagatgcaaagcatttatgtaataatttattaacggtatcattgtagtccaaacaaatccaacgttgcacacccttgaaccaagcagtgACCATGTTGAAAGTTTCCTTATCAGtctgagatatttgaggaacacacacacacagacagacagacagagattccctGCTTTATAGAGAAAAAGGTAGATATATAGCAATGAATTAAGTCTCCTTTTAtaaataggtgtatattataggaagattaatgtatataaataaagtatagTACTACATATTACAAGAGGTAAGATCATATAAGTatatacttcctcctactcctttccaaacatgtacaggcttcacgtGCAGGATTTTGTAACCATTCTTTACTTCCACCAAAGGCGAAGTGCAGAGCACTgtctgacagacagacagagctgtctgtctgttagcaagataacttgaaaagttatgaacagaattggaagacattttcaggaagtgttgataatgggacaaggaacaggtgattacattttgatgatgttctggattaccaaaaatgagaaaatacaactcgtggaaatcacaatatgggtggatgtgagctgtgcctgagcctgctcctttaagcgtggtggcttatgggtaatgtagtagtggtagggaagtgcattgtgtgtatgttcCGCTCGGTATTCGTACTTTACTCTTTACGCTTTTCTGACAaatcttaaaaataataaatgtggcaccatttaaataaaatagagcACAGTGGTTTAATAAGTCACTTCTGAGTGCTTTTATAGTTGTCTCTTTgccttcttttattttttattattataattattatattctcattgtggtaaatacactgctgttgtgttcattttctaaacaaaaaaatcaataaataaatcaaattaaatcaagcTACTTCTGTTActcaggaaagaaagaaaggatgCTGGAGCACGAAACAGCAAGTATAAACAATGTTTTACCCTTAATTCCTATATTGATTTATCCATAAAGTAAACCACCCCCAACCTCTGAATAGTTATGTGAAAACCAGCTTTAGGACACCCAACAATGACTAGGTAATTTAAACACAATCCTGGTCTTAGACACACTTGTCTAATGAGACTGGAAAAAGTGGGATTAATGCTATTATGTGAGTCTGAAAcctctttaaaacacacaaaggaaaaTAAACATGGAGTGGTTACCATTTGAAAGGTGAAGCTGCTTAGGATGGTCGTTACCGTCCTCCCCATCAGCCTCAACATCAGGAATTGAATGACCACGCATAGTACCGAGTGGAAGATCTGAGGACCTGAGGAAAGGGATGCAGACAAAGATGAGAACTGACCCATTTTcctaaatcattattattatttgtgaatTTGGAGATAGGACAAAATAAAGACACCTAACAAACtacacagcaacaaaaataaatgaagcaaCAGACCTGCTGTAATATCCAAGTGTTGGCAAGACAGAACAGAGGAAAGAAAGATAAATcaatgtttatgtttatatcTAGCGCACCGTGTTTCCATGAGGAAGGGTTAGGCCTCTACAGGCTGGGTTCATGTTAACATAGAGCAAGGCAGAAACGGGTAACacttcttttttaatgtttttgacaCAAAACCATTCAAGGTGTCTAATTATTTTtcgattatttaaataaaagcaGAATAAATCATGTCCAAATAGTTAAACACTTAGACAGGTAAGAGCTGTTGTGAAACACTTTAATGATTTTAAACTGTCTAAATGAAGTATTTGCTtctgaagctgtttttttttttttttaaggggaaAGACAATTGAGTAAGATATTATATTTTACGTTTGGAGTTCAAAGGTTTTCATCCAAGCGTCGGCTTCCACAAAGATGAACTTCTATTTCAGGTGGCATTTAAAGCAGTTTACATAACAGAAGCAACCATTTGTGCTGTAGTTAATGTCTGTGAATATTTACCAGAATGAGTTACTGAGCACATGCTCGAGGTTTGAGCCACTACTACTATTTAGTCAGAATAACTTTCTTTGGCCAATGATTTgaactttatattatatatgtacagtatttatgtgGGAGGAAAACAATCAGATTTGTCCTTAATCTAAAACACCGCACAATGCAAACAAACATTGAGGCAAGCAGTTTGATTGTAAAATAAAGTTAAGAAATATTTGCTCATGAAATCAGGACGTTTACATGGACCATTAGTTTCTGGATTTGGGACAGTATGATGTAATCAATATAGTAATTCACAAAATTCCCTCAACTGCCGTAAGGCTTTGTCTTCATCCTGGTCCTACTTATCATAGTTAGCATTTTCCTGAGCGTTAATATTTGTAATCAGTGAACACGTCGTTAAGGCCTGAACGGTTACTGTACGTCTAGGAGTAAAAAGCATGAAAATACCGTATTTTCCTCCACTATTATGAACatattttctctttcatttacttttttattgggaaacaaatgtatttctgaaTGATTTAAGATAATAATTGTAGATTTACTTCAATGAACAATGACTTACACATTCAGCTCTTTTGATAAATAGCCAACAAAGTGCTCTAGAAATTGTTATAACTATTATAGCACAACTGATAAAAGAAACAGGAAATCAATGATAAATGTTGGAATAACCTTTTCAAAAAAGAGTTAATATGTCAATTAAAactgcaaaagaaaaatattaaaacaaacttggcatgtttttttaagtgaattttGGTAAGTCATGTCAACATACATGTAATGAAGCATCTTTTCTTTGACTTTATCAAAGTCAATTAACAGAAAACAATCCAAAATACTGCAAACACAAGTTTTACCTTCACCATGTGTACATTTTTTCTGCTCTTACCAAAGTTAAATGCTGCTAGAGCGAGTCCAGAAAGTGTGTGGAACAGGTGAATGACAGTTGCAGGCTTGTGGAACAGGATGTGCCGGTACACAAGTGCACAGGGGTACCCTGGAGGAGAGAAAGCACCCACAGAGGGAGAACTGGTAAAGACACACATAATAAGACTTTTAATAGCAACTGCATTGACCTTGTTGTTCAAATCACTGCTAACATGCTGGTAACTGATCTGTGGAAATTAGGGggcaaaacaaaataactccaaagacTTTTGCTCCTCAAATCTTCCTTAATTATTTCACCTTGTGGCAGATCATATTAATATTCAATGAAAATAACATTCCCCATGACCTCAATTAAGCTTTCTAGACAAGTATAAAAGTAGCATCTACATTACATTAATGGATGTTACTTTTCCACCCAAGATCAGTTCAAGTTGAGAGTCTCTGATATAGTTTTGTCTCGTATATTTTTAGACCAGGGTAGCATAAAAAACATGCAGAACGGGGGCTCTCCAGTACCGGCCTCTGGGCCAGCATGGAGGATTGCACTCGTCTGTTCTAGACATGAGATACAGTATGTGCAGCCTGCTCACTACAAACAGAAAGTACATGTCTAAGCACGTGGTTTTTCCTGCATGGCAAAAAAAATCAGCATGTGGCAGGTTTAGCTGGATGTACTAGCCAAAGCTATAGTAAGCCAACAGGCTAAAGAGACCAGAAGGATTGTTCACAGctgaaaaataatatacaacaGCAGGGAGCAAGAATATTACAGTGAACAAtgatcacatactgtatatcattgACTATTGGAGTACTGATACAAATGCTGTGTTTCTACCTTTTAGGAAGAAGTCTGTTTTATTTGAGGGATGCTAGGAttgggcaatatatcaaaattcaagatatatcgagattcctATTTtgatgacagaaaattacaatattgcctaaaACGATATAtcttttttatagcttattttgtattaaaatactcgttttaggactCGCTGCTTTCACCACTTCCCAGAACAGCATggaaagcacagttagatggattgttGAGTGCGTCCTCATACACaccttttaaaattattatatattgtgCGCTATATCTTGATATGTAATTCATGGCATAATTTTACACCAAAACATTTAGCAAAGacgttgttttattttgatcaatTATTAGTTTACCTtaatttttctatttctatgttgtgtgtatttcagtTAATGTTGTTATGTATTATCTATGCTTTGGTTTTTCcgttttattttggtgatatcGTCTTTTCCATGTGAATGTCATTTGTACATCTTATCTAATCTGTTTGTTGTACTTTGCAACTGTCATCCATGTATGGCATGTGACGTAGACCCAGTGTCTCATATTGtaatgtgcagctgtttgttactaaatgtgcctatgtggcattttgcatcagcaaacccagaattgtctttcgggtaaaactttgagttaaaaatattaatatttatattgtacATTGCCATTTTAAACAATTAATGAATAttcttaaataacaaaaataatttaactgTTGTTTCcgtgaaaaaaactgttttccaGGTAATGCCTGATAAAGTGTGAATTGACCCTTACACTATGCAACTAATTGACCCACCCACCCCTCCGCTTCCTTATCCTTTAAACACTTCTGCATTCCAACAAATCAAGTCTAAAAGCTGCTGCAGATGTTTATCTAAAGTGGATGATCTTTATCCAATGTCTTGCAGCGTTACAGTGGGATAAAATAATGTAAGCTGGCTGTATTAGTTCCTATAAATGAAGTGTAACGCAACACATGAGGCAACCTGAGGGCGAGGAGCGTCGTACAACAGCCTGAAGGAAGGTTTTCATGTATTAACCAACCAGAGGCTGACATGCGTTACAACGTTCAACCTGTTGCTTTCATAGTATGTCGAGAGCAAAGaacagacgtgtgtgtgtgtgtcagagcaaAGTtcaccctcacacacacacacacacatctgacaGCAATCCAAGGCCACTGACTGACAGCCTGCATTCCTTAACCCAAACTTTAACAACTCGACtctttttaaaatgctttctcagcagaaaaacagaaagcaTTTGGTAAAAAAGGATTGTGAAAACAGTACTGAGAACGTCTATCATTGTATTTTACTTCCTGTTGTTTGTACAGGTTTTGcaactttttcttttgtaaaaTACCTTGTAATGCATTATGTTTGGACTAACATACAATGCCATGGTCACTATTCTCAACCTATTCTCATTCtctaaaaaacatgtaaaaataaagaaaaaaatggttaaaatgttatgtaaatattaaaaaaaaaaaaaaatcaaagcccTAATATCTTTATTAATAGTTATTTTACTTAAAAAGTAGCGAGCAGACCTATGATtatgagaaaataaatgtaattttagctAAATACTGTTTTGCAACTTAAAAGAAAGAGCATAAAAACTGCCTTTCAAAGTAAACAGAATGTGGCTTTATGGGGTTTCCATGAGTTTTCTACAATAACTCTGGTAgcctttaacattttaaaaacatgtctcgtattcatccatccattttctataCCTGCTTCTTTCAGCACTTGGGGTTAGGGGGTTCTCCCGTTTttgtctcccatgttatttgttattgttcttctatgttctctttagacgggatgatactggaatttgtgtaaagcactttgtggtttttacctgtgaaaagtgctctataaataaagattacttagTTACTGCTCACATTAGGCATAAAACTAAAGGTACAGCCTGGACAGGACGATGTGTTCATTTAATTTCTAACTTGACCATCGAGGTAAACATTTTCTGTGACTGTCTAACTCTGGTAAGTGGGATTGGCTCGAAGACCTTGAAACTGATAAGCATGTATAGAAGGTGAGTGGATGACTGATAGTGAGTCAGTAAGGCCAACCAtttgttatatattatatattgatttttaaaaacaggtttaaaaTTAACCTggttcttcaaaataaaactcaggGGCTCCTGGTACTCAGGAGAACATAATAGAGATCATTATTAAAATTCAAAGCTGTGGCATTCTAGTAAAATCactgcaccagtaaaaaaaaaaaaaaaaaattaatttgcttgtttttccatcttatcaagtaaatatttaaagaataatTACTTGTGTTGCTAATTTTGCACACTGCATGATTTTATAAACCTACAAATTATGtgaagtgataaaaaaaaaaaaaaggcaaagaagGAAGCagaattttaaacaatttaatgtGTAATCTGCTAAATATTGGTTTAATATGTTGCAGATGATGTGTAAATAATAGAGAAAATAATAGAGGAAAGTTTTAGGAAACAACCCTCTGTGTCAAAGAATTAAAGCTTATTTTGGTTCAGTAATAgtgaaaaacatgcaaagtcacgacaaaataagctataaaaccAGTACTAAACCCATGTGTTTACTGGGATAATGGTTAGAAACGCTGAGCTGGGAGAGTGCATTCACTTCTCTTTCTCTGGAGGTGTGAGTGGGCTTTATTTATCCTCCAGTTTTCTCACACTTTCCTAAAATAAGTATAGCTGATGGAAATAAGAAGACACACTGATACACGACTCTTTTAAAATGCAACATGTTTAACAACCTCATGTCACAAAGTGATAAGACTAGGACTTCAGATGCGATAGTGATCCACATAGTGGTCCGAGCTGTCAAACTTATCTCTACCTCATGTGTTCTACAGTTAAACTGTTGTGTCAGGTGTGATCACACATCACTGAAATAGAGACTAGTACACTGTGTTGGACTTGATATGTCTCACTAATGTGTGAATGTTGATCAAATGTGTgtcagagcagagcagagccaCATGGAAGCCTTCATAAGCCTGATAGTGACAGTTTGTCTGAGCCTTCACGCCAACACACAACCATCAAACGTGACCAAAAATACTCAGTGTTCTCCTTCCAGCCTCTGAACTGTCAGGAGTTTGTGGAACAGTCGTAACTCACCGattaaaatggacaaaatgagcCGCACCGCCGGCTCCGGTGAACCTAATGACTCCGACAGTTTCTCCAACAAGGGAGCCGCCATCTTTCTTGTGGGCGGAAACGTCAGCCACGGTTGTGCCCTTAACTCTCTACTGACTGGCGGCGGCGGACATGGAGACGGCTTTTAAGGCTCCTCGACCGGCTCAGAGGTCCCCTCCTTCGGTCCGTCCCCTCCGGCTCGGCCCCCCTCTGGTCACTGGAGGCGTTTTAGGAGCAAAGCGGCTGAAGTTGATGTCTGCGCTGACAGGTGGTCCGTTAACAGCAACAACACTCGACTACAACTGTGAAGTGAAGCGTCCAAGTACCTGAGAAAAACAACATGTTTAGTCGCAACTGCGCTCCGAGTTTGCCTCCTTGTGGGGACTTGTGGGAACTGCATCAGTAGGGGATGTTATACCAGGGCCTGTGCCCTAATACTtccttcctatctcctttcctattcacttttctataaccccgtggatgacgtaaTAACCCGACGGCTGCGTCTCCTTTCCTCATCTTAATTAAAATTAGATCATTGCCACCATTTAAACACTTCCGCGGGTtaaagaacagtggataggaaaggagataggaggaactATTCAGACACAGCCTAGACACACCCCCCCCAtttcaaaagtatttattaagcTGTTAAATGTGTGTATCAGCGACCTCTCTCTCtgtccatttttatttatttttttttacataaaaaacgATGCAACTTTCATACAAGTACATACTGTAAAATATAACAAACGAATTATTGTTTCCTAATGTCAGAAGTGTGGTTAAATCACATCTACAGCATAAATCAATCCTCTTTAAATAAACTAgcgcagtgcccgtaggaagcatgtcttgctatagaaaagttggaggttaagtagctttttcatgcaCGGTTTACTGTACAtgtgagctttaattcctcttgtATGTGTGGCAGGCCTGGCAGAGTCATTGATGTCTGACTTCACTGTTATCATCAGTAACTATGTAAACTGGTAATTATAGAACTTGGCTGTGGACTACGGCAACATTCCTTAGAGTATTTTTAAAGATATCCAAAACACAAACTAATTCCTTGTTTTTATCTAGTTTTGAACATATTCAAGGTCAGTTaggtaaagtatttttttacttgACAAAATAATGTATAGTGAGCACATGTGATCTGAGACAATCTGATTGGATATTCCTTTAGGTGTGAATGACATGTGCCCATACCTGCTGTTCAGTGTAAAAATTACTActttctgacacacacacacacacacacacactttccagGCCAAAACATGCCCCAAATGTCACAATGAAAGCGAATGAGGTGTTAACAGTCACAGCTAAGAAAGGTTTGGTGAATTCAAAATGAGAAGGCAACAGAAGGCCTTACAGTTTTGATTATATCTATTACCCGTGTCATCATCATATTCAgcgcaaaaaaaaattgcaatgaacAAAGCTAACATCATCTCAAATGGGATGAAATCTGGCAATATAAACAGACTAACTTGTAGCTAGTCGACTAATTGAAcataatatttagcactgtaatataggctacattTACAGTATAATGGGAAAGCcatttttcatttagattttattattttgcactattattattattcaccttTTAGTT is a genomic window of Gouania willdenowi chromosome 16, fGouWil2.1, whole genome shotgun sequence containing:
- the lpcat3 gene encoding lysophospholipid acyltransferase 5 produces the protein MAAPLLEKLSESLGSPEPAVRLILSILIGYPCALVYRHILFHKPATVIHLFHTLSGLALAAFNFGPQIFHSVLCVVIQFLMLRLMGRTVTTILSSFTFQMVYLLAGYYYTATEEYDIKWTMPHCVLTLKLIGLAFDYYDGGKEPSQLNEDQKKGALPSVPSLLEVGGFSYFYGGFLVGPQFTMRSYQKLVAGELTDCPGQPPNSVIPAMKRFGLGLLCLVIYTIFSPYYPDSYYLTDEYEAQPFWYRCVFILLWAKVILYKYVSCWVIAEGVCILTGLGYNGVVDGKHQWDACANMKVWLFETTPLFGGTILSFNINTNAWAARHIFKRLKFVGNKTLSHVATLLFLTIWHGLHSGYFLCFSMEFFIITVERQALALVKDSPLLTKVSNSALYPLIYIIQQFVHWLFMGYPLVPFCLFTYDKWLKVYSSVYFCGHVFFLATYLIIPYLRKALVPKKERSEKKQD